The DNA sequence CGACCAATTCGAAAGGTCTTTCGGTCAAGCCGAGTGACCTACTTGATTTCTGTAACCACCAAATCGACCGCGAAGCGCTCGCGGCGTTGGCAGGGCAATCCATACTCAATCCGCGTCAGTTCGATCGGCGTACCGTTGTCGCGCTTTCGCAACTCGCCGCTTTGCTAGAGCTACGCAACGTCGAAATTGACAAACCGTTGGATGGGAAAATTGCGATCACCGCTTTTTTCGAAGCGAGTACCCGTACACGGCTGTCCTTCGAAAGTGCCGTGTTGCGTCTTGACGGAAAAGTGTTGTCGGTCCCTGATGGACAGGTCACCGGGATCGCGAAGGGAGAGTCCTTGGCCGATATTGGCGAGATGTTCAACACCTATGGTGACGTGGTCATCATGCGGCATCCGGACACGAACAGCATCGACGAGATCCGCAAGAACCTCCAGCGTCCCTTGATCAATGCCGGCAACGGAAGCGGGCACCACCCCACTCAAGCGTTGATCGATTGGTACGCCTTGTTGAAATGGCGTCCCGAGTTGGTCAGTCCTGATTGTCCGGAAGACCGCAGGATCCATTTGGGGATCATCGGAACTCCGGGCTCGATGCGGGCGGTGAAAAGCTTTCTGCGGATCTCACTGATGTTCGCCGGCGCCGTTCGAAAGATCACGTTGATCTCGGAAATGGCCGATCCGGTCGGCTTGGACTTGACCGAGCCGATCGAACAGTCACCGATCGAACTGGAGATCACGAACGATGTCCAAGAGGTGATACCGGAACTTGACGTCGCCTATGTCAACTCGATCGCGTTTCTCGGTGACAGTTATCGAAATCTCGGCAGTCGTTACAAAATTGACTGCAACAGCCGGTTGAAACCTCACGCGGTTGTCATGCACCCGCTGGCTCGGAACAAAGAGCTTTCGACCGATTTAGACGACACCATTCACAACTTGTACTTTGCCCAAGCAGCCGGCGCGGTCTTCGTGCGCCAGGCGCTTCTAACGGCAGTTCTTGATCGACTGGACCGCGTCAGCGGTATCTAAGTCATCGATCTCTCTTAAGACAACTTTTGGAATAGATTTTCTATGTGTGGTATCACCGGATTTTGGAATCCGTCGCGAAAAAACGAACGGGAAATGCGTTTCGTGCTCGACGGGATGCTGGACGTTCTCGACCACCGTGGCCCGGACGAACGCGGAAGCCGACTGTACGTCGATCAAGGATTGGCTCTCGGGCACACCCGCTTATCGATCGTCGGTTTGGACCATGGCCATCAACCGATCGAAGCGGAAGGAGGTGACTATGCGATCACCGTCAACGGCGAGTTGTATGGTTACAAACGCATTCGAACCGAGCTTGCGTGCGAGTCACTCGAATGCAGTGGAAAGAGCGATAGTGCGGTCGCGCTGCCGTTGTATCTCAAGCATGGATTGTCGTTCGTAGAACGCTTGCGCGGCGAATTTGCGATCGTGTTGTATGACCATCGTGAACAGCGACTGGTGCTGGTGCGAGACAGGTTTGGGATCAAGCCGCTGTACTATGCGATGAACGACGGTGGCATCGCGTGGGGATCGGAAGTCAAATCGATTTTAAAACACCCGGACGTACCGCCGAAACTCTGCCCGAAAGCTGCGATCCATCAGATGATGCAGGTCATGGTACCAGGGTCGACGGCGTTCGAAGGCGTCAACGCGTTGTTGCCAGGACACATGTTGATCGTGCAGCGGGACAGCGATCGATTGATCGCAAAGCAGACGCGATGGTGGGACCTTGAGTTTCCGACCAGTCACGAGTCGAATCCCAACCCCGACGAATACGTCGCCGGCGTGAAGGAACGTCTGATCGATGCCGTCGCGACACGGTTAGAAGCCGATGTTCCGGTCGGATGTTATTTGTCCGGAGGAATCGATAGTTGTTCGATTCTTGGACTGGCGACGACGCTTCAGCAATCTCCGGTAAAGGCATTCACCATCGCGTTTGATAGCGATGCGTATGACGAATCGAACATTGCCAAACTGATGGCCGAACGGACCGGGGCCGAGCAAGAACTGCTGCGACTGACCGAGAAGGAACTTTATGGTCCCGCTTTCGAACGCGCGACGTGGCATGCCGAGCGAACGTTTTACAATACCCTGGCGGTTGCCAAGTGGCACATGAGTCGCCGTGTTCGGGCATGTAACTACAAAGCGGTTGTGACCGGGGAAGGGTCTGACGAATTGTTCGGCGGGTATCCGTTCTTTAAACAGGATTGGTTGGGCCGTGATGACGACGGGGGCGGGATCTTTGCCGGGGCGATTCTCGCCGAAGAGGATTTACAACATCCCGACTGGATGGATCTTTGTGGCTTTACACCGTCATGGATCCAGCCATGGATGTTGACTCTCAAACGTGTTCGTCCGCTGCTGTCGCAGGAATTGCAAGATTTGCTGGTCGAGTATGATCCGGTCGGTGAAGTCGCTCGGGCGATTGATGCCGATCAGGTTCGGGGGCGACATCGATTGGATATCTCCCAGTACACATGGAGCAAGACCATGTTGGAAGGTCAAATCCTGACTTGGGGCGGCGACCGAATGGACATGGCCAACAGCATGGAAGCACGTCCCGCGTTCCTCGATCATCATGTTGCCGAATACGCCGTGCAGATTCCGCCTGAGATCCGGATCCGCGATGGCGTTGAAAAGTGGGTGCTGCGTGAAGCGATGGTGAACGTCTTGCCTCGTGAGTTATACGAACGAAAGAAGTTTGCCTTTATGGCGCCTCCGGCACATACCGATCCGGTAAAACGCCAAGCGATCCAGGAGATGATCAGCCACTGGATGACACCCGAACGAGTGTCCAAACTGGGCGTTTTCGATGGCGACAAACTCAACCAGTTCATTGACGACGCGTGGAACGAAACCGATGGGACGATCGCTCGTCGAAACGACATCGTGATGAACCATGCCTTGCAGTTACACCTGCTGCATGGCCAGTATGTCGAAGGCCTTCCCTTGCCAGTGGTCGATTGATCGATGAGTGTAGACGTGACAGCGGACCTCCGAGTCAAGCTTGACCGGATCAAAACCGACATCCTTGAACTCGCCGAACTGGGCCGAGATCCCGCCGACAAAGGCATCTACCGGATGGCCTTTACCGATGCGGATATGCAAGGAAAGCAGTGGCTGAAAGACCGGATTGAAGATGCCGGTTTTGAGCCGCTGCAGGATGGCGCGCTCAATGTGTCCGCCGTCTTGGAATCTGGTAATGATCGACCGCGGATCCTGGTCGGATCGCATATCGATACCGTTCCCTGTGCCGGCGCGTTGGACGGGACGCTGGGCGTCGTCGTCGGCTTGGAATGTCTGCGATGCTTGAAAGAAAACGGCATCGTGCCCCAACGCGACGTCGAACTGATTGCGTTCAGTGACGAAGAGGGGCGATTCGGTGGCATGTTTGGCTCGCAGTCGGTGGCCGGGCAGATGAATCCGGGAGCCGTCGCGACGATGAAAGATCTCAACGGCATTCTGCTATCCGATGAGCTTAAACGGCATGGCTACGATGCTCGAGAAGCACTCGATGCCGCACGGGATCCGGAGTCGATCGCCGGATATCTTGAACTTCATATCGAGCAAGGTCCGGTCCTCGATCATGTCCAAAAGCCCGTGGGCATTGTCGACGAAATCACTGGTCTGTTCACCTGGGCGGTAAGACTGAGGGGCGAAGCAAACCATGCCGGGACGACTCCGATGGAACTGCGGAATGATGCCTTCATGGGACTCGCGGAGTTCGCCAATGAATTGCCGCGGATTCTCGAAGAGAATGGCAGTGATCGGAGTCGAGCGACGATCGGAAAAGCTCAGATTATGCCCGGTGCGGCCAACACGGTGCCCGGACTCGTCGAGTTTTCGCTCGATGTCCGTGACACCAGTGACGAAACGCTTGATGAGCTAGCGGCAGCGCTGCGGAAAGCCCTTTCGGCGATCGCACGGCGACGAAACCTGATGTTCGATTTCGAACAAATGAGCTACCTTCAGCCGGTCAAGTGCAGTGAGTTGATCGTCAATCAGTTGACGCAGCAAGCCAAACATCTTGGACTGGCCTATCAAACCATGCCCAGTGGCGCCGCCCATGACGCACAAATCATGGGCCGAATTGTCCCGGTTGGCATGGTCTTCGTTCCGAGTAAAAATGGGCAAAGCCATTCGCCCGCCGAATGGACCGCATGGTCGGACATCGAAGCGGGGGCGAATCTGCTTCTGCATGCAATCTTGTCGATGACCCGATAGGGGATCGGATTGCGGCTGCGGATCGACGAAAGTAGCCCGCATCGACCGAATCGAGCCTCGGTTTGCCAGACTTTCGGTCGGCCAATCAATGGGAATTGCCCTGATCGGGATTGCCGATGTGCCGGCAGGAGACTCCCAATCGGATCAACAAAGTCGGACCACACCACTACGACGAGCTCTTCGTCCTCCCATCATTGCTCTAGCGAGAAATCAAACATCGATGAATTCGGGCCAATCAAAGCCGGGTCATTTGGATCCGCTGAAAGACGTTTATCACGAAGCTTTCGTCGAGAACCCAGCCCAGGAAGCGTTTCTCAAGAAGGGCACGGTGGCGCTGTTGTGCATCGACTTGCAGTATCTCGATGCGGCCCGAGGTCACGGTGTTTTTCGTGATGCGACCCAACATGGCGTGTCGCCCGAAGCACAGGAGTACTACTTCAATCGACTCGAAACGATGGTGTTGCCTGGCGTTCGGCGAATGCAAGACGCGTTTCGAAAGCACCAACTGGAAGTGATCCATACACGAATCCAATCGTTGACGCGTGACGGCCGTGATCGAAGCAAGGGGCATCGACGTTTAGGCTTGCTAGCCCCTCCGGGATCACGTGACGCCGACTTCATCGAGTCGGTCGGTCCGGTCGAAGAACAAGATGAAATCGTCATCAACAAGACAGCCAGCGGTGTCTTCTCGTCAACCAACTTGCACTATGTTTTAAAGAACTTGGGGATCGAAGCCCTTTACGTGGTCGGCGTCTATACCAACGAGTGTGTCGAAACGACGGTTCGCGATGCGTGTGATCTTGGTTACTTGGTCACCGTGGTAGAAGAC is a window from the Roseiconus lacunae genome containing:
- a CDS encoding aspartate/ornithine carbamoyltransferase family protein; the encoded protein is MTAASHPEKPLTNYATNSKGLSVKPSDLLDFCNHQIDREALAALAGQSILNPRQFDRRTVVALSQLAALLELRNVEIDKPLDGKIAITAFFEASTRTRLSFESAVLRLDGKVLSVPDGQVTGIAKGESLADIGEMFNTYGDVVIMRHPDTNSIDEIRKNLQRPLINAGNGSGHHPTQALIDWYALLKWRPELVSPDCPEDRRIHLGIIGTPGSMRAVKSFLRISLMFAGAVRKITLISEMADPVGLDLTEPIEQSPIELEITNDVQEVIPELDVAYVNSIAFLGDSYRNLGSRYKIDCNSRLKPHAVVMHPLARNKELSTDLDDTIHNLYFAQAAGAVFVRQALLTAVLDRLDRVSGI
- the asnB gene encoding asparagine synthase (glutamine-hydrolyzing), with amino-acid sequence MCGITGFWNPSRKNEREMRFVLDGMLDVLDHRGPDERGSRLYVDQGLALGHTRLSIVGLDHGHQPIEAEGGDYAITVNGELYGYKRIRTELACESLECSGKSDSAVALPLYLKHGLSFVERLRGEFAIVLYDHREQRLVLVRDRFGIKPLYYAMNDGGIAWGSEVKSILKHPDVPPKLCPKAAIHQMMQVMVPGSTAFEGVNALLPGHMLIVQRDSDRLIAKQTRWWDLEFPTSHESNPNPDEYVAGVKERLIDAVATRLEADVPVGCYLSGGIDSCSILGLATTLQQSPVKAFTIAFDSDAYDESNIAKLMAERTGAEQELLRLTEKELYGPAFERATWHAERTFYNTLAVAKWHMSRRVRACNYKAVVTGEGSDELFGGYPFFKQDWLGRDDDGGGIFAGAILAEEDLQHPDWMDLCGFTPSWIQPWMLTLKRVRPLLSQELQDLLVEYDPVGEVARAIDADQVRGRHRLDISQYTWSKTMLEGQILTWGGDRMDMANSMEARPAFLDHHVAEYAVQIPPEIRIRDGVEKWVLREAMVNVLPRELYERKKFAFMAPPAHTDPVKRQAIQEMISHWMTPERVSKLGVFDGDKLNQFIDDAWNETDGTIARRNDIVMNHALQLHLLHGQYVEGLPLPVVD
- a CDS encoding Zn-dependent hydrolase — encoded protein: MSVDVTADLRVKLDRIKTDILELAELGRDPADKGIYRMAFTDADMQGKQWLKDRIEDAGFEPLQDGALNVSAVLESGNDRPRILVGSHIDTVPCAGALDGTLGVVVGLECLRCLKENGIVPQRDVELIAFSDEEGRFGGMFGSQSVAGQMNPGAVATMKDLNGILLSDELKRHGYDAREALDAARDPESIAGYLELHIEQGPVLDHVQKPVGIVDEITGLFTWAVRLRGEANHAGTTPMELRNDAFMGLAEFANELPRILEENGSDRSRATIGKAQIMPGAANTVPGLVEFSLDVRDTSDETLDELAAALRKALSAIARRRNLMFDFEQMSYLQPVKCSELIVNQLTQQAKHLGLAYQTMPSGAAHDAQIMGRIVPVGMVFVPSKNGQSHSPAEWTAWSDIEAGANLLLHAILSMTR
- a CDS encoding cysteine hydrolase family protein, which codes for MNSGQSKPGHLDPLKDVYHEAFVENPAQEAFLKKGTVALLCIDLQYLDAARGHGVFRDATQHGVSPEAQEYYFNRLETMVLPGVRRMQDAFRKHQLEVIHTRIQSLTRDGRDRSKGHRRLGLLAPPGSRDADFIESVGPVEEQDEIVINKTASGVFSSTNLHYVLKNLGIEALYVVGVYTNECVETTVRDACDLGYLVTVVEDCCATVTRELHNASLATLRDRYARIVQLDEALENLSEYHEVNA